In the genome of Osmerus mordax isolate fOsmMor3 chromosome 10, fOsmMor3.pri, whole genome shotgun sequence, the window CTAAGTTTCTTCCCCCACGCCATCAGGCTTCTTAACCAGCAACATTAACCTATTTAATGTACTTATCTATTGGCACTTATGTTTTAACACTGGATCAGTTTTCCAGagatggattaagcctagtcctaaagtgaaagtaaaatgtaatgaatatctcttaacccttgtgctgccttcgggtcacatgaccaaaaggttcataacgaaccatcgttgtgtttacccaattttacccaatacaaaaacaaatacaaataattttcttttaacctttgcaatgtggggggtctgagacagcccaacggttaaaagaaaatgcttcactttgtttttgtacgtggtaaagttgccgcaatacgacggtgggtcacaatgactgatgggtcagaatgacccgaagataacacaagggttaattccCTGTTATAACTGTCTATATATACACTCACTggccactttattaggtacacctTGCTAGTACCGGGTTGGACCCCCTTTTGCCTTCAGAACTGCCTTAATTCTACGTGGCATACTTTCAACAAGGTGTTGGAAACATTCCTCAGAGATTCTGGTCCATATTGACTTGATAGCATCACGCAGTTGCTGCAGATTTGTTGGCTGCACATCCATGATGCAAATCTCCCGTTCCACCACATCCCAAAGGTGCTCTATTGGATTGAGATCTGGTGACTGTGGAGGCCATTGGAGCACAGTGAACTCATTGTCATGTTCAAGAATCCAGTTGGAGATGATTTGAGCTTTGTGACATGGTGCATTATCCTGCTGGAAATAGCCATCAGAAGATGCGTACACTGTGGTCATAAAGGGATAGACATGGTCAGCAACAATACTCAGGTAGGCTGTTGCGTTTAAACAATGCTCAATTGGTACTAAGAAGCCCCAAAGTGTGCCAAGAAAATATCCCCCACACcataacaccaccaccaccagccagAACCATTGATACAAGACAGGATGGATCCatgctttcatgttgtttacGTCAAATTCTGACCCTACCATTTGAATGTCGCAGCTGAAATCAAGACTCATCAGACCAGGCAACGTTTTTCCAATCTTCTATTGTCCCATTTTGTTGAGCCTGTGTGAATTGTagcctcagtttcctgttcttaGCTGACAGGAGTGGCATCTGGTGTGGTCTTCTGCTGTTGTAGCCCATCTGCTTCAAGCTTCGACGTGTTGTGCTTTCAGAGATGGTATTCTGCATACCTTGGTTGTTACGAGTGGTTATTTGAGTTACTGTTGCCTTTCTATCATCTCGAACCAGTCTGACCATTCTCCTCTGACATCAACAAGGCATTTTCGTCCACACATCTGTTGCTCACTGGATATTTTCAATTTTTTGGACCATTTTCTGTAAACCCTAGAGATGCTTGTGCGTGAAAATCTCATTAGATCAGAAGTTTCTGAAATACTCAGACCAGTCCATCTTGCACCAACAACCGTGCCATGTTCAAAGTCACTTAAATCCACTTTCTTCCCCATTCTGATGCTTGGTTTGAACTTCAGCAAGTTGTCTTGACCACGTATACATGCCTAAATGCATGAGTTAGTGGCATCTGATTTGCTGATTAGCTATTTGTGTTAACAAGCAATTGAACGGGTACACCTAATAAAGTGTCCGGTGAACTGCTTGTGTTTTTGCAATTATTATTGCCAGTTTTATTGTTGCTATTGTACTTTTGTAACATTTTATTACTGGTACTACTTGTATTGCTGTTTCGGCTTTCTGCCAGTAGCTTTATTCAACAGTTTCATTTtgcttttttgtattttgatgcCTAGTGTGTTGCCTTGCATTGTAGTAAGAATGTCATTATCCAGAATGACCTGTGTTATGAACGGTTTGAATGAGTTCTTTAGAATCTGACAGTGAAAGAGAAGGTCAGAATTTGGGACTGATTTTGAGATGGTAGAAGGAGGTTCTGCATAGGTGTTTGAAGCGGCCGCTGTATGTGAGGGAGGGCTCCAGTTTTATGACAAGGTTGGACACTGTCGAGGAGAGACCGACGACCTCTCTGTCAAAGGTGAGGTGAATTATGGGTGAgtgcaggattttttttttggggggggggtaccaACAAGCAGCCTTGGGTTTGTGCTATTTAGCTGGAGGTAGTTCACCTTCCAGGCCCTCATCTCTTCAAGGCAGGTGGTCAGACGGGTGCAGGcaactgagggagggggggttggtttGATGTACAGCTAAGTGTTGTCAGCATAACAGCGGAAGCAGACATCattataaatgtaaaatgtatattaaCATAAAATGCTAAATTAATAGATAATATAAGTAAATTAAAACATGTCATCGGAAGTACATGGGTTCTCTGTCTCACGCATGCAACTGACCACCTCTCATAATTAGTCAACAAAGTCCAAATGTATTTGTCTTATTTAActtatttaaaaaatgttttgactTTACAGAACATGTCAATATCTGTGATCGGATGTTTGCACAGGCTATTACAAAGGTTAAAACTGCAGTCTGAGAGGGCAATGCAAAATATTGGTTTTCTGATCCGTGagccattttttattttattttgatgtaTACCTGTTCATTGTCTTGTTGAAGAGTCTAAATCTCAACCTTCTGGCAGAGGCCACCACGTTTTGAAGCAAACCCCTGAAACTTAGTGGAATTGTTTATGCCATCAATCTTAACAAGATCTGAACAACTACCAGCAAAACAATCCCAAAGCATCATTGATCCACTACCATATTTGCTGTTCACATGCTTTTCCTTGTATGCAGTTCCCATTTTTTGGCAAATAAAAAGAGACTACATGATGCGCATCAAGAAAGTAAAATATTGCTCTCATCTGAATATTGAACACAGCGCTAAATACATTGTCGGGTTCCGACTATGCGAAAACCACACCATTGTCTTTACAGACAATTTGCATGGGTGGTCCTCTTGGCAAATTTGCAACTGTTCCAGCCTACTGAACATGTATAATTCTTTCCCTTATTACCCATGGTGATTAAGTAAAAAAGAGACTGAAAGTAATTCATTATTCAATGGAAATGAAAACATTGATATTGACCCAAATTATAGTTTGCACCAAAAGAAAATGATTATTTTGCACAGCTAGAAATCTTTTAAAGCATGGTTAGCTAAATTGGTCTACAATACTACATCATATATCACCTTGCTTGTGCATCGTTCGAGTTAAGGTTGTGGTGGTCATTAGAATTTTTTACAAACTTTTTTGAGTTTAAATTCAGTGTAAATGTATCAGCTCACTGTTTTTTATAAGAAtgtgtcttcctcttcctgctaaAACATGCTGACACAtacctgtgtttagtttgataTGTGTTCCAGTTTTCCAGGCCTCCCTTGGTGCCCATAGTGCGGGCGATCCTGGACACCAGCAGACGGTtgtccctctccagctccatcAGGCGCTCCTGCTCCATCTACATACACCACGTGGGATAAAGGGCCAGtagaaggtgtgtgtatgtgtgagcatgtgtgtttaatTGGAGGGTCAATCAAGTTAGTTGGATGCATAACTTTACCTGAATTTTCTTCAGTTTTAGATGACAGTGCAAGTATGTCCTGGGAGCTTTGTTGTCCACCATTGGTTTAGCTTCAAATAAAGGTCAAGGCTTTGTTAATAAATATTAAATACTCTTACAGTATATTttacattgtattcatttagcagatgctttcatccaaagcgacaaacAAATAGTTAatacaaaacacagacacagtaaaAAAGTAACTCAGCTACCAAGCTACAGTGAAGCAATAATATATCTGTGCAAGGTAAAGCATTGCATATTACAGTGCAGCAAAAACCACTTAATGCCTGAAGTGCAACATTAAACTATGTAATGGTTGCAGTCTCTTATGAGAAAGTGGTAGCCTACTATAAGGCCTTGAACAGGACCTCAAACATGCTTTCAGTGTCCTTACATTTCATGGTCAAGTTAATCTCAACGAGTGGGAGTCCTACGTTTGCCTATTGTAGCCTATTAGTCACTGCATAGGTGCTAAATAGGCTAATTTAAATATTGGAATTTGCTTGGGCCCTTACATTGTCAAACTCACTTTTTCCCATCCTGTCAACATGGTATTTGTAGTGCTGACCGTCCCACATTTTTCTCATGTTATTGTACTGTCCCGTCGTCCCAACTATTGCGGGAAAAGCCAAATAATCAGCTTTGTTCATGGTTATCGGTAGGCTAATTCGCCTGAATGTGCAAACAAATTGTCAGCAAGAGATCTAATAACAAATGCATTTGTAAATTTCGTAGCGCATCGTGTTTTATCACGTTCCTATGACGACTCCTCCATTGTGACTCGATTGTTCATTTCCGCATTTATTTCGCTGTTGATTGATTTGGTCAGTTCAAAATCCCCCAAACGATTGCTAATGTCTCTGTGCTGTATCAAGACTGCAAACTTTTAGGCATTTCAACTCACAACGCCCCCAGGCTAAATACAGTATCTGTTGGGCAGTTTTCAAGTTACGCTGATGTTTTAGAAGATACTCTGtctttacccctaccccttaggcTCAGGGCCGCGTTTGTGCAATTGGCAGGAGGGGCTGCTGCCCCGGGCCCCAGCCACTAGGGGGCCCCGGCACGggagataataataatacaaaattaaataataataatacatatttttgatGCATTTACCCACCCGTAGTGAAGTCCACGTTTTCTTAGCGTCACGTGTCGTTGCCGGTATCAAAGCATGCAAGACAACAATGGCTTCGCATGAAGGTGATGTTAAACGAGTTTGACCTGCTTCGCCAAATTGACTTCAACGATTTGATTCGTGACTTTGCCTTCAAAAAAGTAGACGAGTGGACTTAAACTAGTCCCACACTGATTATCTTATCCTATGTTCTTTTCAGTAGGCGGCCACAGCCTGATAATTAAATTGTTCAATCGAGTTGTTTGTATATAtgtgcagggctctcaagtgtcacgcattgagcgtgacagtcactcatttcggtcttttgtatttaatatgccgcagcacccaaccaaaattcctctggccgcgccactctcactatggaaccggcaggaatcaagcgcgtctcccctggagttcttagtcgagcctgccacttatcagccaatccaaaaaaagaaagggtctgtacaatagccaatcggaaaatagcaccattgtatctgggtaagatttaatgtaacaaccaatggaaaaaaaagcatatcctgtaatttttcacgtgattcTGCTTCAACATCTTCCAAAAGTTTCGTTCACCTACAGAGCAAACCACTGGAGCTTTtgcatcactttgagcacagtcatgatctcctgttttaatgttacaacaaattcacaacttgtttgacacaaacaatgacaacttgactgctgttacAAAATCTTTCCCAtataattagcatcagtttttcatgtgtcttaaccaacagttttacagcctgttcactgacaacacctgctcagaacaagtagttcaTAGATGTTGCCGGTGTGTattggtgaaactcactcctcaggtatgtaaaagGACACCCGCGTCGAAGGtaagctagcttttcgttggcgtagttggtaatGGTGGCActtgggatgtcagaggtggcaggttcgaaCCAAATGCGGGACGAACATAGGCCTGATACCTTTGACGGAGCTTGCAATATTTTGTCTGATACATATAAtaggcctagtcatattttcgttatcacacgatgactgacatattaacacttttttatttttattgtcacattataaacatctctttccaaatacgcgtaataattttattagcactaaatacatttaagtgttttgcatagtcgatgttataggtcacttttaaaataatgtcatattttacaattatatcctggccatggatgcattaatcattgctgcctttcaaagatgttaggtaaaaagcaattaattaataaattaattttgaccccctgggggggggggaatgtcacttttgcctgtcttcaaaacttgagagccctgtatgtgttcgctgggctgtgtgtgtgcacgctagaCTGCATGTTCCAATTTATTTGACATTGTGGCTGGCTAGGGGTGCGTGTTACAATGTATTACAATCAGTGgtgatttctttaagactgtgaaggactgaaattcgtttgtgtctattccaatatgtaaatatagctgcaagaagcaatggcggattcctcctaacattgcgaaccattgaaaaatgtatattcttcacaaattgtcactgtatagaaaaatccatgctgtagacttaccaatgggatacaaaatctgaaatgcatgaccatcaagatccacaagggattttatttcaagccaaggagtgaagggagggggcttggtgagcctacccattccagaaagccttgtatctttgtgtatcagggcgttgCCTGTAGCgtcaaatggcccaatatcacataggtgagtgggggcttggtcagcccacactctcctgaaatgttgtgtgtgtgtcttgccaaGCTTgcacgtgtgtcaagggaaaggctgagtgtgtgagaatgtggagcgtgcgcgcgctgaggagcaggggagacatttcattggaaatttccctaGCACTTAGCCAAGCATTcaagtttcaaatattcaccaaaaatctacttttcattttacagtcaacgttttctcagatttgtgtactaaacattctcaagagtcttcatatgaacttttgattgaatcagagtgTCAGTTtctgaccggcggatgtgtaaagcattattttagcgttagcaataaatttgatttgctttatatcatttttggagatatgaagatTGCACATaggaacatgttgtagtgtcttccacgtgacataccaagtttggtgttgatatcttaaagatttgctgagatttgacccaacttcctgtttggttgctttgttgccagatttgattggctgtaccagacaaacggttgtgaaaatcaaaaatctgttgtatacctgagtgagggttgctctgacgatgatgcagGCCAATTCTGGGAAAGTTTGGACCAGAATTGAATGaggagtagcaaaaaaacgtgttttctTAATCTTTATTATAccgaaaaatccaatatggcggccgttataggttcttgaggcttttttgttcctcatgagaaataaggcatatctaatgaatttcagaattttgggacaaatgggatgcaactggcatcactttgaaaatgggcaAATTGGGgtgtggctgtagaggtttaaaaggctacctctgcctagactgacatgcaccaactcagagcattGAGTTTCACATCCTCCTTATTGcactcactcttattcccatagctattgtggtctcaaacaagcataactacatgtggcctacacatcaaaccacatttctagtcaattggagtcatggttcatacgAAGATATTTGTaaattttcaaaatgttcaccgtacatggtggactgtatgggtcaccactgtataatTTCCCatgataaataaggcatgtatagtctCGGACATTTTAGAATGATGAGGTGGAAATgcaatcactttgaaaattgacaattggggcgtggctgtAGCTCttcctatgggtaatggtgggtcatttgtggtgtggtagttactcatggcctatactatcaatgtttcaggattttgaaaactttttctaaaatgcattaccatcaagatccacaagggccttcacttcaagccaaggaatgagtgggggcttggtcagcccacaattgcctgaaatgttgtgtatgcgtctcgcgaagcttgcgcgtgtgtcaagggaaaggctgagtgtgtgagaatgtggagcgtgcgcgctgaggagcagagggagacattacattggaaatttccttagcaattagccaagcatgcatgtttcaaatattcacaaaaaatcgacttttcatgttatagtcaacttttcctcagatttgtgtactaaacattctcaagagtcttcatatgaacttgtgattgaatcaaagtatcggtttttgaccgtcggatgtgtaaagcattattttagcgttagcgataaattctaTTTGctttttaatgcagcagttggaaatcaacaagtacagagctctggggttgtctacgtttccctacccgcaacagagtttgggctggttcacgaagtccaactggctatctttccctccccagcatttattatacagtgcaattaaaacacaaagatgaaaagagggttgagcttgttttctcgtgcatcagggagttgttcttgcctacgcgtcccacctcctcgggtgccatctccacccggtttcaaggttgtttctgaaatggagagattaagacacaaagaacagcctgcttcccacacccataAACAtggtgtgagacaccatgtttaggcctgagcacacttctaagtttcataagacataactttaaaaatttacctcatacaaaaacaaagtgaagcattttcttttaactgtcgggctgtctcagaccccccacattggaatggttaaaagaaaattatttttatttgtttttgtattgggtaaaattgggtaaacacaacgatggttcgttatgaacctttgggtcatgtgacccgaaggcagcacgagggttaaaccctaacccataagcacaatatattctttaactgCAAGGGACTCAGCGTCCCCTAAAATTTCAAAAcattaatggtcaaatatttactattgtgttaacattttaaatgcgttagaacacgttcatatcgaagacgagttctttcagaatcagctacatatattagcaggtcgactgactgatttcctttgcatacattcccgtagcgtcacagagcatttccctgttgaagctcagcttccatggacttcaatggggctgcttttttttttttttttttttttcagtgcttcgaaactgtccagtcattggatgaatgctgagattatgtcccgcctcggacgctcagcgtctctgggggtgaatggaggagtgggctggcctggacgctgggcttccgcgtgataattggagggtctgtcgaaagactgcatctccttttgattgacattaattttgtactacaaaaagtcaccgaagctattcaagctcagtcccatcgcggattttgcaactttagttgaaagacaaactgcagcaacctatttcttggtatttgctcggcgaaattgctaaccaattttcatcatacatttcatacaattatagaccacgttccttgtttcagtttaacctaatttccacatttcctcaTTTTTAGGATGtcggccgaaaatgagcttcccctcttttgaaagaccagcagccgccactgatatttttttgtctgtcttaatttaattaccaatccctctctctctctctaatatatattgataaaaatcatagtgctaataatatatataaatatatatatatatatatatataaaaaatattttgtgggggggggggggggctcggggAGGCTTCTGCCCTGGGCCCCAGATTACCTTAACCTGGCCCTGCTTGCTATGGAGACATCAATATACTACGTAACtgtaaccaagtggtgtctcatttcatagggctagtcctaccctcagtttcgagacacaagggctaggggtaaataAGGGCTacgggtaaggggtaggggtaagacagagtatagaccaattatcaccctacgtcacacgactgtcaagcatgctcaaCTGTGCATGTTGGATGCAAAAGATGaactgtaaaaaactgtaaaattattaACTTTGTGACACGACGTGAagatggctgccgcctaagactatgcggtctaccgggcgacattctcactcaaatttcaagactttcctaacccaaatcaaaattctgatgtgacagatcaatggggaatcgctttttctcatataggctgtcctcctcgacctttttggtctttttaaatcgaactatttgtataatccgtctacttctctagccattacTATCCTTTCCTTGGACTAATATAGCCTATAAAAAGAATGAATCGGATAGCTAGGCAAAAAGCAACATTCAGCTACATCGTTAATGCGGAAGTAGATTGGTGGCTCGCAGTAAAAAaaatttttacacacacacaccaaaaaacattaacattttACAGTAACAAAGTGGATTCCACAAAAAAGTTTGTGCATACAGATACAATAAACCCCTCACTTCACACTGTCCTTATGTCCTGAGTTTAGGAGTTTCACTGATAGAGGGTTGAAAAGTATTTTATACCTATCTTTTTCTAATCTCACCCCCCATTACTGTGCCCCTGAATACAGAACAGGGGAGGGGTCAGCAATAATTTTCCTAGCTTGTTTGACTATAGTCTCCTCAAAGAGCATTTGGAGGGAAGGGTGCTCCCTCAACCCTATCACtcaaattccccccccccccccccatctccccgtTAAGTAGAAGAAGAAGCGGCATTCATTGGTCATGCAGTGTGACACATTGTAGGGTGGCATGGAGGCGTGGAGGGCAGGCCCCGAGTGGCCATCAGGAGaatcgggagaattcccggtgggccgctctgcTCGCCCATAAATAGGGCCGGCAGATTGCCTGCTTTCgctttgttttttcacacaccgtATAAAATGATATATGTTAAGTTACcgtgtgactgataagtaagcttATAGGCTACACTAGATTTTAATTTAAATAAGCGAATGATCAGACCGTGCCATTAAGTGCTGTTTTCAGTTGTCAGAGCATGCATGCAtgttctctttctcaaacacgaGCGTGTGTACCAaggttgttgccatggagacaactCTAAACCATTATTTAATGTTGTGGAGggagttagcaagattaagctgatgcgaaatgaataaaatggatgggaaaaagaTGCCAGGAGAAACTGAAAAAGCCAGCTAAAaaaagatctgtcacttcataaatctaggttccagaaaaacatgttttctcaaaagccccgaatctttcaggtaaaaatttgggttgtaatttctggcaaataaaacaatatgagtccaacataatgtttatattacatgaagctccaaaaactattttgcactgaaattaatgcaaaaaatcTACATGCGCTCGCATTCCTGTAAAGTTCCGATTTCAGCTCACATCAAAACCATGACTAGGTCCTAGGTTCGGGCTAaaccccgaatgtttacaacgtatggctTAGCCCCTGGTGGGGATGGACTGGTTTTGGCCATTACACTCTCGGGCTGAAAATAGGGCCCTGGTGGTGGGACAGTTACCCCTTTTCCACCGACGCATTTTGGGTGCCGGTTCGAAGCCAGTGCTTAATCGCgaaccagttctttctctttcgacagACTGAGAACAGGAAAAGTGGTTAGTACGTGGTTCGTACGTGGTTCGCAAATAGCCCCACTTCGGAGCTGGTCTAGATTGTGAACCAAATAAGAACCACTTGGGATGGGGTTACCGTGACCAACTAGACGAATAGAATCCTTTGACCCCCATTGctctaagtttttacaattcatatttcagctaaacggtacttgtaaatcagcatctgaattaaaatgtaacgagaagtgggcagtgtagttgctgaaaatgtgcttattttattgatgaaactgctcatttgtaaatttgctccgcctatatttaaaggtgacatgacatgctgtttttggatgcttttatctaggccttagtggtcccctaatactgtatcagaagtctctttcccgaaattcagccttggtgcagaattacagccactactagcagtcccacaaggagctttcctcagaacgcgctgttttgatgtctgtagctttaaatgctaatgaggagcggaggggcggcaccatgtgctaatgtttacaatggatgtatcgcaatggctgtagccctgttgctgtaagatgcctcgaatttgcccattctcatctgatcaccctgatttgcagaggtacacactgtcatttcaatgaggggaaaggcggatatcgcgcgtgccataacaccaacagcagaactaacaaagaagtgtacaacactcacgttacagcatgtgtattcacacacatacttgatgctatctacctttccattagcgacagtaactcagctgttagctgcagagctaatattacagccacattctaagggtagcaagctaggtaaccatatacagtaaagctacaaaatgatatagcgttagttaacttacttgtccgaggttagtagctggacgaaggagagttagtactggtccagaatttaatttcagcaaggccagttttgtattagctcaagttgaggaaacagtcgtggctgaagtgtttggcgcagacatacaaaacaaatgcgccttcaacagaagttgtgtaggcgcatttccagagaaaataaaattaagacactgggtcttcagaggctcagatgaaggaactgtaaaaagattttgttttcctttgtacatccaaactgagccaatgtaatgctttgttcgtttgcaagccatgatgtctctcgaggataaaaacacttgcacggtcgtagctcagtttcttaggggcgggccagattctctgggagggcaaagcagagagaggggaggtaaccttcctccttgtgacgtcacaaggaggagattttcaaacagagcaattgagccttcattttctcaaaagcggagaagaacacccagggcttggtttacacctatcgaaaattctagccacttggggaccaaaggcaggctaggggaactcatattaatgttaaataacctcctaaagtgaagttttcatgtcatgtcacctttaacacaaatgtaatacacaagcactatacaACAAACTTTAataaaatgttgcgctgataatgccagtgttgtcatactgctgcgagtccagggtattgcgcaatagccaagaaaacacgcatctcaacctcgcgttcttcggattgataaacagcctttaggcgggctctgctgtgtgtttggcgctgccgcgctagcgttgctgggaaagatgagacgtatacagtgacgtaatgacgtggctctgtggtggctctctagcccgtggaaaagcaaaccggttcttagAATGCTGCGTTCTTGAACCAGCTCCGAACTGGCTCAAGCACCAGCACCGAACTAGCtcccggttcactttggtggaaagggggtaaAGGAGCACCACTTCGGAGTTGGGCTAGTGTGGGAACCAAGtcagaaccgcttgcgtcaggggcgggggtggggttaccgtgaccaacaagacgaacagaatcctttgaccgccattgctgtacgtttttacaattcatatttcagcaaaACAGTACGTGTAAATcaacatctgaattaaaatgtgacaagaAGTGGGAAGTGtacttgctgaaaatgtgcttattttattgatgaaaaggctaatttgtacatttgctccgacttttcgataactagttagcatcgcagtgcagacactagtt includes:
- the LOC136950449 gene encoding sperm axonemal maintenance protein CFAP97D1-like isoform X2, whose product is MNKADYLAFPAIVGTTGQYNNMRKMWDGQHYKYHVDRMGKTKPMVDNKAPRTYLHCHLKLKKIQMEQERLMELERDNRLLVSRIARTMGTKGGLENWNTYQTKHSVNADLRNRELVKVSLENQAILKKIDMTKSVYDHRKWLNDFKATRGYLNRLMKYPEPPMPTKKHRGP
- the LOC136950449 gene encoding sperm axonemal maintenance protein CFAP97D1-like isoform X1 — translated: MNKADYLAFPAIVGTTGQYNNMRKMWDGQHYKYHVDRMGKTKPMVDNKAPRTYLHCHLKLKKIQMEQERLMELERDNRLLVSRIARTMGTKGGLENWNTYQTKHSVNADLRNRELVKVSLENQAILKKIDMTKSVYDHRKWLNDFKATRGYLNRLMKYPEPPMPTKKHRGLNLV